A portion of the Algisphaera agarilytica genome contains these proteins:
- a CDS encoding ATP-binding protein, with translation MSHDADETRQGRSQPPSDSDPGNGSPSFGAGPSTDLMVRLVQASPVPMILSEIESGRVVSANHQMESILGYPAKELTGEISPNLYYNPEDRRAIVKLIREKGAVQDRELWSRRKDGSPVRIILSSQRVLCDGVELLITGFNDLTELTEAQSEVQRHQEELAHVTRLNMLGEMASGLAHELNQPLSAIANYAAGLTKRMENRRPDPELIRDTLGRINEQAQRGGEMIKRLRSMIAKRPTKAETVTLNTLAKNVLDLCNQQLMEHRVVVELHLESEASPVKVDPIQIEQIIMNFIRNAIDAMDETPPAERRIELTTRPAGEKQVAVAVRDHGKRLTQDQLDSVFDPFYTTKEKGMGMGLAISESIAMAHGGGLTAQAHPDRGATFTLTLPVYTPTAS, from the coding sequence ATGTCGCACGACGCCGACGAAACCCGCCAAGGCCGTTCGCAACCCCCTTCCGATTCTGACCCGGGCAACGGAAGCCCCTCGTTCGGCGCGGGCCCGTCCACGGACTTAATGGTCCGGCTGGTCCAGGCGTCTCCGGTGCCCATGATCCTCTCGGAAATCGAGAGCGGCCGGGTGGTCAGCGCCAACCACCAGATGGAATCCATCCTCGGCTACCCCGCCAAGGAACTGACCGGCGAGATCTCACCCAACCTCTACTACAACCCCGAGGACCGGCGGGCCATCGTCAAGCTTATCCGCGAGAAGGGCGCGGTCCAGGACCGCGAGCTGTGGAGCCGACGCAAAGACGGCTCGCCCGTGCGGATCATCCTCTCCTCGCAGCGCGTCCTGTGCGACGGCGTCGAACTGCTCATCACCGGCTTCAACGACCTGACCGAACTCACCGAAGCCCAGTCCGAGGTACAACGCCACCAGGAAGAACTCGCCCACGTCACCCGCCTGAACATGCTCGGCGAGATGGCGTCGGGCCTCGCCCACGAACTTAACCAGCCCCTCAGCGCGATCGCCAACTACGCCGCCGGCCTCACCAAGCGGATGGAAAACCGCCGGCCGGACCCCGAGCTCATCCGCGACACGCTCGGGCGCATCAACGAGCAGGCCCAGCGCGGAGGCGAGATGATCAAACGCCTGCGGAGCATGATCGCCAAACGCCCGACCAAGGCCGAGACGGTCACGCTCAACACCTTGGCCAAGAACGTCCTGGACCTGTGCAACCAACAGCTCATGGAGCACCGCGTCGTGGTCGAGCTCCACCTCGAATCCGAGGCGAGCCCGGTGAAGGTCGACCCGATCCAGATCGAACAGATCATCATGAACTTCATCCGCAACGCCATCGACGCCATGGACGAAACCCCGCCCGCCGAGCGACGCATCGAGCTGACCACCCGCCCAGCGGGCGAGAAGCAGGTCGCCGTCGCCGTCCGCGACCACGGCAAACGCCTGACGCAGGACCAGCTCGACTCGGTCTTCGACCCCTTCTACACCACCAAAGAAAAAGGCATGGGCATGGGCCTGGCCATCAGCGAATCCATAGCCATGGCCCACGGCGGCGGCCTCACCGCCCAAGCCCACCCCGACCGCGGGGCGACGTTTACGTTGACTTTGCCGGTTTATACGCCAACCGCAAGCTAG
- a CDS encoding sulfatase family protein translates to MHQPRRNVFVFLCDQLRSDFLSCYGCAGVPTPNLDRLAANGVVFDRAIAQSPVCGPGRASMMTGRFVSDHGVWANDLPERPGLEYLPQRMANNGYTTGAFGKLHHTPGLDTKGFHIGQLFEEGRLGDQDHYFQWLKARRPEITGVWNIENGQFAFEPEEYYEHWIASRTIDFIDQHAQDEAPMFAWVSFQGPHQPYDPPSTVVGACDPEKLPPVVNFAPESFPHSSLETRSARVLPVFKDKPALDQLRIAYAEMIVFIDQQIGRVHDALDAAGQLEKTTILFSTDHGDMLGDHGIQEKGPYPYRQHLEIPLILSNHPGLDAGSRSQTLVGNIDLGATALDIAGDTRAFGAARSLLGPLGACNAPPRTTNFSEFCDSLKIVENDRFRFGYIPFSKDIYLYEPAEDPEMTNNLADNPAYAEVVREMLQHTVDYMILAKGVGIEAHDLVWDQQRGLADKHPAYADEMPIVFAMTQDEYQRTVEAGVDATFNQPFEGKPVRHGYQPAYWQQPRDNA, encoded by the coding sequence ATGCATCAACCCCGCCGCAACGTCTTCGTGTTTCTCTGTGACCAGCTCCGCAGCGACTTCCTGAGCTGCTACGGCTGCGCGGGCGTGCCCACGCCCAACCTCGACCGCCTTGCGGCGAACGGCGTCGTGTTCGACCGCGCGATCGCGCAGTCGCCCGTGTGCGGGCCCGGACGCGCCAGCATGATGACCGGGCGATTCGTCTCCGACCACGGCGTCTGGGCCAACGACCTGCCCGAACGCCCGGGCCTCGAATACCTGCCCCAGCGCATGGCCAACAACGGCTACACCACCGGCGCGTTCGGCAAGCTCCACCACACCCCCGGCCTCGACACCAAGGGCTTCCACATCGGCCAGCTCTTCGAAGAGGGCCGACTCGGGGACCAAGACCACTACTTCCAATGGCTCAAAGCCCGCCGCCCCGAGATCACCGGCGTTTGGAACATCGAAAACGGGCAGTTCGCCTTCGAGCCCGAGGAGTACTACGAACACTGGATCGCGTCACGCACGATCGATTTCATCGACCAACACGCCCAGGACGAAGCCCCGATGTTCGCCTGGGTCTCGTTCCAGGGGCCACACCAGCCGTACGACCCGCCGTCGACGGTCGTGGGTGCGTGCGACCCCGAGAAGCTGCCGCCGGTGGTGAACTTTGCGCCCGAGTCGTTCCCCCATAGCTCGCTTGAGACACGCAGCGCCCGGGTGCTGCCGGTGTTCAAGGACAAACCGGCGCTCGACCAGCTGCGCATCGCGTATGCCGAGATGATCGTATTCATCGACCAGCAGATCGGGCGGGTGCACGACGCCCTCGACGCCGCGGGCCAACTCGAGAAGACCACGATCCTGTTCTCCACCGACCACGGCGACATGCTCGGCGACCACGGCATCCAGGAAAAAGGCCCCTACCCCTACCGCCAACACCTCGAGATCCCGCTGATCCTCTCGAACCACCCCGGCCTCGACGCCGGCTCGCGCAGCCAGACCCTGGTGGGCAACATCGACCTGGGCGCCACCGCCCTCGACATCGCCGGCGACACCCGCGCCTTCGGCGCCGCTCGCAGCCTGCTCGGCCCGCTGGGAGCCTGCAACGCGCCGCCCCGCACCACCAACTTCAGCGAGTTCTGCGATTCACTCAAGATCGTCGAGAACGACCGGTTCCGCTTCGGCTACATCCCGTTCTCCAAGGATATCTATCTCTACGAGCCCGCCGAGGACCCGGAGATGACCAACAACCTCGCGGACAACCCCGCGTATGCCGAGGTGGTGCGCGAGATGCTGCAGCACACCGTCGACTACATGATCCTGGCCAAGGGCGTCGGCATCGAAGCGCACGACCTGGTCTGGGATCAGCAGCGCGGCCTCGCGGACAAGCACCCCGCCTACGCCGACGAGATGCCCATCGTCTTTGCGATGACCCAAGACGAATACCAGCGCACGGTTGAGGCGGGGGTGGACGCGACGTTCAACCAGCCGTTCGAGGGCAAACCCGTCCGCCACGGCTACCAACCCGCCTACTGGCAACAACCCCGCGACAACGCCTGA
- a CDS encoding HEAT repeat domain-containing protein: MGLTLFSTAPATAGERLEEELNLHHPGQNATDIDARYRWLHWWEAHWPSILDQTRSASFAPAAPLAPTDIKKASEKLIEALDHDSAQVRYGALLALARMQHPDVTVLVLGEVPPRAEENTPRDLGLIDDPEALVREAAWAALGLTANARSREALIERSRDERSEIDAIGRMVGLGLLPTAERSELAELAHAVKNGSTDEVRRMAIWALAQHDAPEADRLIAAVVQESRNPTLSAQALAYASAHQRLNNDGWRLEVAERRRRGESITAFRALEEMGDLVVHGSTTARVGMELQTAALASLAAQTEISDIRTFQRVTRRLARQGTTEPINLTPGRRKQNDASKFEELNQLHMLRGQATLALAMQTDESEEELRLLLSLLKGETRGTQVGGGKALEQQLPEALVRGSAALGLGILSRRNEATADWALGTPVTGRRALSGSDQREIVRELAKLMKRGNEPPLLRSAAAMGLGITGRPQAIEALRSQSFELSSDDRLLGGYVALGLAIAGDRQGVALAEQLLSSSRNDFSTLLGQRAAAQALAFAGHTDAIQKAGALPDRPMWVQLAVVRAAAETGAVFDVAPLLLQLEDEDADRAWAAAYALGEVLDAEPQPRLHRLSRHVNHTTTFRRHSFVTLCGGDRVLSGPEGWPIRDFHGLSQPFLYFDLLNRAPGPSPNPGEAGSQSASR; the protein is encoded by the coding sequence ATGGGATTAACTCTGTTTTCCACTGCGCCTGCCACGGCGGGCGAACGCCTCGAAGAAGAACTTAATCTCCACCATCCCGGTCAAAACGCCACCGATATCGACGCCCGGTATCGCTGGCTGCATTGGTGGGAAGCCCATTGGCCATCCATCCTTGACCAAACACGCTCCGCTTCGTTCGCCCCCGCCGCCCCCCTTGCCCCGACCGATATCAAAAAGGCCAGCGAAAAACTTATCGAAGCCCTGGATCACGACTCGGCACAGGTCCGTTACGGTGCGCTGCTCGCTCTGGCTCGGATGCAACACCCCGATGTGACCGTCTTGGTGTTGGGAGAGGTCCCGCCACGGGCCGAGGAAAACACGCCCCGCGATCTCGGGCTGATCGACGACCCCGAAGCGTTGGTCCGCGAAGCGGCATGGGCTGCGCTGGGGCTGACCGCCAACGCCCGCAGCCGCGAAGCCCTGATCGAACGGTCGCGTGACGAACGCAGCGAGATCGACGCGATCGGACGTATGGTGGGCCTGGGCCTGCTCCCGACCGCGGAGCGCAGCGAACTGGCTGAACTCGCCCACGCGGTCAAAAACGGGTCGACCGATGAAGTCCGACGCATGGCGATTTGGGCGCTGGCCCAACACGACGCACCCGAGGCGGACCGCCTGATCGCTGCCGTCGTCCAAGAGTCGCGAAACCCGACGCTGTCGGCGCAAGCCCTCGCCTACGCCTCGGCACATCAACGGCTAAACAATGACGGCTGGCGTCTGGAAGTCGCTGAACGACGACGCCGAGGCGAATCGATCACCGCTTTCCGGGCGCTAGAAGAGATGGGCGATTTGGTCGTCCACGGATCGACCACCGCTCGGGTCGGAATGGAATTGCAAACCGCTGCGCTCGCCAGCTTGGCCGCACAAACCGAGATCTCGGATATACGCACGTTCCAACGCGTGACCCGGCGTTTGGCCCGGCAAGGAACAACCGAGCCGATCAATCTCACTCCGGGTCGCCGCAAGCAGAACGATGCCTCGAAGTTCGAAGAACTCAATCAACTGCACATGCTGCGGGGCCAGGCGACGCTGGCGCTGGCGATGCAGACCGATGAATCGGAAGAAGAGCTGCGCCTCCTGCTGAGCCTGCTCAAAGGCGAGACACGCGGCACCCAGGTCGGCGGCGGCAAGGCCTTGGAGCAGCAGCTTCCCGAGGCGTTGGTGCGGGGCTCCGCAGCGCTCGGCCTTGGCATACTCAGCCGGCGAAACGAAGCGACGGCCGACTGGGCCCTGGGAACACCGGTCACCGGCCGCCGGGCACTATCGGGTTCCGATCAGCGCGAGATCGTTCGTGAATTGGCCAAGCTCATGAAGCGTGGTAACGAGCCGCCACTGCTGCGTAGCGCTGCCGCGATGGGGCTGGGGATCACAGGCCGGCCCCAAGCCATCGAGGCGTTGCGTAGCCAATCGTTTGAGCTTAGTTCTGACGACAGACTGCTGGGCGGGTACGTCGCGTTAGGCCTTGCGATCGCTGGCGATCGCCAAGGGGTGGCACTGGCCGAGCAGCTCTTGTCGTCAAGCCGTAACGATTTCTCGACGTTGCTGGGTCAACGAGCCGCCGCACAGGCCCTGGCCTTCGCCGGCCACACCGATGCCATCCAGAAGGCCGGGGCGTTGCCCGACCGGCCGATGTGGGTGCAGCTCGCGGTCGTCCGAGCCGCCGCCGAAACCGGGGCGGTGTTCGACGTTGCCCCCCTTCTGCTCCAGCTCGAAGACGAAGACGCCGACCGGGCTTGGGCCGCCGCTTACGCCTTGGGCGAAGTGCTGGACGCCGAGCCACAGCCGCGCCTCCACCGGCTGAGCCGACACGTCAACCATACGACCACCTTCCGCCGACACAGCTTTGTGACCCTCTGCGGCGGGGACCGTGTGCTGAGCGGACCCGAAGGCTGGCCTATCCGAGACTTCCACGGTCTCAGCCAACCCTTCCTCTATTTCGACCTGCTCAACCGCGCCCCCGGGCCAAGCCCCAACCCCGGCGAAGCGGGTTCGCAATCTGCCTCTCGGTAA
- a CDS encoding nucleoside deaminase yields the protein MTDQELMDAAYQQALKSYNEGGLPIGSVLYSPDDDAIVARGHNERVQKGDPTAHAEVVCIRNAGRRRDWPQLTLVSTLSPCIMCTGTSLLYRIPRVLVGENQNFLGAEDLFRERGVEFILMNDPQCIALMKKFVEEKPDLWNEDIGI from the coding sequence ATGACCGATCAAGAATTGATGGACGCCGCCTACCAGCAGGCACTCAAAAGCTACAACGAAGGCGGCCTGCCCATCGGCAGCGTGCTGTACTCCCCCGACGACGACGCCATCGTCGCCCGCGGCCACAACGAGCGCGTGCAGAAGGGCGACCCCACCGCCCACGCCGAGGTCGTCTGCATCCGCAACGCCGGCCGACGCCGCGACTGGCCCCAGCTCACCCTCGTCTCCACCCTCAGCCCCTGCATCATGTGCACCGGCACCAGCCTGCTCTACCGCATCCCCCGCGTGCTCGTCGGCGAGAACCAGAACTTCCTGGGCGCTGAAGACCTCTTCAGAGAACGCGGCGTCGAGTTCATCCTCATGAACGACCCGCAGTGCATCGCGCTGATGAAGAAGTTCGTCGAAGAAAAGCCCGACCTCTGGAACGAAGACATCGGGATCTAA
- a CDS encoding alpha/beta hydrolase has product MALGAGAILWQMNKPRRKTLGVVLAMGGAVEPADLELEGEEVTFNLSDGSASPGWIVTGDVANGPAAVVVHGHRDSRFGSLYRAQMLRPYCSHIAVFDLPGHGDAQAKRCLMGDREAEDIHAVVDGLPEGMVGEAGLVLLGYSMGATFVLKAAALWPELVERGGVIACAPYRWWDEGLRGQMKRRALPTWPMVPLVAGVLHAASRMNLSLGERPGFDRADDAAALQSPLLVLHGDEDTICPLSAGQAIAEAAPRGELAVIEGGTHNQLLGADYDAVHTALSGFFKKLGKQP; this is encoded by the coding sequence ATGGCCCTCGGCGCGGGGGCGATCCTGTGGCAGATGAACAAGCCGCGCCGCAAGACGCTGGGCGTCGTGCTCGCGATGGGCGGGGCGGTGGAGCCGGCCGACCTGGAGCTCGAAGGCGAAGAGGTCACGTTCAACCTGTCCGACGGCTCGGCGAGCCCGGGCTGGATCGTGACCGGTGACGTGGCCAACGGGCCCGCCGCCGTCGTGGTACACGGCCACCGCGACAGCCGATTCGGCTCGCTCTACCGCGCCCAGATGCTGCGGCCCTACTGCAGCCACATCGCGGTGTTCGATCTGCCCGGCCACGGCGATGCCCAGGCCAAGCGTTGCCTCATGGGCGACCGCGAGGCGGAGGACATCCACGCGGTGGTCGACGGCCTGCCCGAGGGCATGGTCGGCGAGGCCGGGCTGGTCCTGCTGGGCTACTCGATGGGGGCGACGTTTGTGCTCAAGGCCGCGGCGCTCTGGCCCGAGCTGGTGGAGCGGGGCGGGGTGATCGCGTGTGCGCCGTACCGCTGGTGGGACGAGGGGCTGCGGGGGCAGATGAAGCGGCGGGCGTTGCCGACCTGGCCGATGGTGCCGCTGGTGGCGGGGGTGCTGCACGCCGCGTCGCGGATGAACCTGTCGCTCGGCGAGCGCCCGGGGTTCGACCGCGCAGACGACGCCGCGGCGCTGCAGAGCCCGCTGCTGGTGCTGCACGGCGACGAAGACACGATCTGCCCGTTGAGTGCCGGCCAGGCGATCGCCGAGGCTGCGCCGCGGGGCGAGCTGGCGGTGATCGAAGGCGGGACCCACAACCAATTGCTCGGGGCCGACTACGACGCGGTCCATACGGCGTTATCCGGCTTCTTCAAAAAGCTGGGCAAGCAGCCGTGA
- the deoC gene encoding deoxyribose-phosphate aldolase encodes MSTSTASPSLPDLSQSPTIDQVGVHERVARFQTRSIKKSAKMDALKMALSMIDLTTLSGMDSPGKVRQLCNKAKHLHDVVEGLPNVAAVCVYPTMVAIAKEELEGSGIHLASVATGFPAGQVPLSAKLDDTKKAVDAGADEIDMVISRGEFLRGNYSFVFDEIVKVKEACGEAHLKVILETGELSTYDNVRKASDLAMHAGADFIKTSTGTISPAATLPVTLVMLEAIRDFYYDTGKMIGMKPAGGIKNAKLALQYLVMVRETLGQAWLSPDWFRFGASSLANDVLMQIVKQQTGAYQSADYFSLD; translated from the coding sequence TTGTCCACCTCGACCGCATCCCCCTCGCTGCCCGACCTCTCGCAGAGCCCGACCATCGACCAGGTCGGCGTCCACGAACGCGTCGCGCGGTTCCAGACCCGCAGCATCAAAAAGTCCGCCAAGATGGACGCGCTGAAGATGGCGCTGAGCATGATCGACCTGACCACGCTCTCGGGCATGGACAGCCCCGGCAAGGTCCGCCAGCTCTGCAACAAGGCCAAGCACCTGCACGACGTGGTTGAAGGCTTGCCGAACGTCGCGGCGGTGTGCGTGTATCCCACGATGGTGGCGATCGCCAAGGAAGAACTCGAGGGCAGCGGGATTCACCTGGCGTCGGTCGCGACGGGCTTCCCCGCCGGGCAGGTGCCGTTGTCCGCCAAGCTGGACGACACGAAAAAAGCGGTTGATGCCGGCGCGGACGAGATCGACATGGTGATCAGCCGCGGCGAGTTTCTCCGGGGCAACTACAGCTTCGTCTTCGATGAGATCGTGAAGGTGAAAGAAGCCTGCGGCGAAGCGCACCTCAAGGTCATCCTCGAGACCGGCGAGCTGTCGACCTACGACAACGTACGCAAGGCCAGCGACCTGGCGATGCACGCCGGGGCCGACTTCATCAAGACCAGCACCGGCACGATCAGCCCCGCGGCGACGCTCCCCGTTACGCTGGTCATGCTCGAAGCCATCCGCGACTTCTACTACGACACCGGCAAGATGATCGGCATGAAGCCCGCCGGCGGCATCAAGAACGCCAAGCTCGCCCTGCAATACCTCGTCATGGTCCGCGAAACGCTCGGCCAGGCCTGGCTCAGCCCCGACTGGTTCCGCTTCGGCGCGTCCAGCCTCGCCAACGACGTACTCATGCAGATCGTCAAACAGCAAACCGGGGCGTATCAGTCGGCGGATTACTTCTCTTTGGATTAA
- a CDS encoding aldehyde dehydrogenase family protein, translated as MTASPTLNFDTDWSYDPAPESTSHAQIDEQYGLFIGGQFVAPQSGKYFDTLSPSSEQKLASVAEAGQADVDAAVAAARQAYDNVWSKMPAADRGKYLYRIARILQERAREFAVIESMDGGKPIRESRDIDIPLAAAHFFYYAGWADKLDYTFPGSKKPQPVGVAGQVIPWNFPLLMAAWKLAPALACGNTVVLKPAETTPLTALKLAEVIRDAELPEGVVNIVTGAGATGAALVEHPGVDKVAFTGSTAVGKRIMQALAGTKKKYTLELGGKAANIVFDDAPIDQAVEGIVNGIFFNQGHVCCAGSRLLVQESIADRLIRKLQDRMQTLIVGDPLDKNTDIGAINSSMQLEKINGYLALGSDDGAELWQPECALPSGQGYWCKPSLFLGASQSSRVVQEEIFGPVLAVQTFRTVEEAVTKANNTPYGLSGGVWTDKGSKIFKVTSAINAGVVWANTFNKFDPGSPFGGVKESGVGREGGLQGLKEYCVLN; from the coding sequence ATGACCGCATCACCCACCCTCAACTTCGACACCGACTGGTCCTACGACCCCGCGCCCGAATCGACCAGCCACGCGCAGATCGACGAGCAGTACGGCCTGTTCATCGGCGGCCAATTCGTCGCGCCTCAGTCCGGCAAATACTTCGACACGCTCAGCCCCAGCAGCGAACAGAAGCTCGCGTCCGTCGCCGAGGCGGGGCAGGCGGATGTCGACGCGGCGGTGGCGGCGGCCCGCCAAGCCTACGACAACGTGTGGTCCAAGATGCCCGCGGCGGACCGCGGCAAGTACCTCTACCGCATCGCACGCATCCTGCAGGAGCGGGCCCGCGAGTTCGCGGTCATCGAATCGATGGACGGCGGCAAGCCCATCCGCGAGTCGCGCGACATCGATATCCCGCTCGCTGCGGCCCACTTCTTCTACTACGCCGGCTGGGCGGACAAACTCGACTACACCTTCCCCGGCTCGAAGAAGCCCCAGCCCGTCGGCGTCGCGGGGCAGGTCATCCCTTGGAACTTCCCGCTGCTGATGGCGGCGTGGAAACTCGCCCCCGCCCTGGCGTGCGGCAACACGGTCGTGCTCAAGCCCGCCGAGACCACGCCGCTGACCGCGCTCAAGCTCGCGGAAGTCATCCGTGATGCCGAGCTGCCCGAGGGTGTGGTCAACATCGTCACCGGCGCGGGCGCGACGGGCGCGGCGCTGGTCGAACACCCCGGCGTGGACAAGGTCGCCTTCACCGGCAGCACCGCGGTGGGTAAACGCATCATGCAGGCCCTGGCTGGCACAAAGAAAAAGTACACGCTCGAGCTCGGCGGCAAAGCGGCGAACATCGTGTTCGACGATGCCCCGATCGATCAGGCGGTGGAAGGCATCGTCAACGGCATTTTCTTCAACCAGGGACACGTCTGCTGCGCCGGCTCGCGTCTGCTGGTGCAGGAGTCCATCGCCGACCGTTTGATCCGCAAGCTGCAGGACCGCATGCAGACGCTGATCGTCGGAGATCCGCTGGACAAGAACACCGACATCGGCGCGATCAACTCCAGCATGCAGCTGGAAAAGATCAACGGCTACCTCGCGCTGGGCAGCGACGACGGGGCCGAGCTCTGGCAGCCCGAGTGTGCGTTGCCTTCGGGGCAGGGCTACTGGTGCAAGCCGTCGCTGTTCCTGGGCGCCTCGCAGTCCAGCCGGGTGGTGCAGGAGGAGATCTTCGGCCCGGTGCTGGCGGTACAGACCTTCCGCACGGTCGAAGAAGCTGTGACCAAAGCCAACAACACGCCCTACGGCTTGTCGGGCGGCGTGTGGACCGACAAGGGTTCGAAGATTTTCAAAGTCACCAGCGCGATCAACGCGGGGGTGGTCTGGGCCAACACCTTCAACAAGTTCGACCCCGGCTCGCCGTTCGGCGGCGTGAAGGAATCGGGCGTCGGACGCGAGGGCGGGCTGCAGGGGCTAAAAGAGTATTGCGTGTTGAACTAA
- a CDS encoding GxxExxY protein has translation MISDQGKLVLDTDALTHSIIGCAFRVANELGSGFLEKVYENALRIELEAAGHEVKQQTPLVVRYHGETVGEYVADLLVDGQVLIELKSVQSISPAHYAQCKNYLAATELDVCLLLNFGPTKLEHKRILRNSLSD, from the coding sequence ATGATTTCGGATCAAGGCAAACTTGTTTTGGATACCGATGCGTTGACGCATTCCATCATCGGCTGCGCGTTTCGTGTGGCGAACGAGTTAGGCAGCGGTTTTCTGGAGAAGGTCTACGAGAACGCGTTGCGCATCGAGTTGGAGGCGGCGGGCCACGAGGTCAAACAGCAAACACCGTTGGTGGTGCGTTACCACGGCGAGACGGTCGGCGAATATGTGGCGGACTTGTTGGTGGACGGCCAGGTTTTAATCGAACTCAAATCTGTTCAATCCATCAGCCCCGCCCACTATGCTCAATGCAAGAATTACCTGGCCGCGACAGAGCTGGATGTATGCCTGTTGCTTAATTTTGGCCCGACCAAACTCGAGCACAAACGCATCCTGCGGAACTCATTATCCGATTAA
- a CDS encoding aldehyde dehydrogenase family protein, whose protein sequence is MKPTEETIVDTPESTEAQQPGSPRLNVLKTYKLYIGGKFPRTESGRYYKLESNGETLANMCLSSRKDFRNAVVAARAAQGGWAKSSAFLKSQILYRIAEMLEGRASQFAAELVQMGADPSEARAEVTASIDLLVYYAGWADKYTQVFSSVNPVASSHFNFSIPGPTGVVGVIAPEGTGLLGLVGAIAPAIVGGNSAVVLASQSKALCAVTLAEVLHTSDLPGGVVNLLTGERGELLEHFASHMDVNAVVYAGANAEELAALQSGATGNLKRVISRSDAGDTSPYAILDTQELKTTWHPIGQ, encoded by the coding sequence ATGAAACCCACTGAAGAAACCATTGTGGACACCCCCGAAAGCACTGAAGCGCAGCAGCCAGGTTCGCCGCGGCTGAACGTGCTCAAGACGTACAAGCTGTACATCGGCGGCAAGTTCCCGCGCACCGAGTCGGGCCGGTACTACAAGCTCGAGAGCAACGGCGAGACGCTGGCGAACATGTGCCTGTCGTCGCGCAAGGACTTCCGCAACGCGGTGGTCGCGGCGCGGGCGGCGCAGGGCGGCTGGGCCAAGTCGTCGGCGTTTCTGAAGAGCCAGATCCTGTACCGCATCGCGGAGATGCTGGAGGGCCGGGCGTCGCAGTTCGCCGCCGAGCTGGTGCAGATGGGGGCTGACCCCAGCGAGGCCCGGGCCGAGGTGACCGCGTCGATCGACTTGCTCGTGTACTACGCCGGCTGGGCGGACAAGTACACGCAGGTGTTCTCGAGCGTGAACCCGGTGGCGAGCAGCCACTTCAACTTCTCGATTCCCGGCCCGACGGGCGTGGTGGGCGTGATTGCCCCGGAAGGCACGGGTCTGCTGGGCCTCGTGGGCGCGATCGCCCCGGCGATCGTCGGCGGCAACAGCGCTGTCGTCCTCGCGTCGCAGAGCAAGGCGCTCTGTGCGGTCACCCTCGCCGAGGTGTTGCACACGTCCGATCTCCCGGGCGGCGTGGTCAACCTGCTCACCGGCGAACGCGGCGAATTGCTCGAACACTTCGCGTCGCACATGGATGTCAATGCGGTGGTCTACGCGGGTGCCAACGCCGAGGAACTCGCGGCGTTGCAGTCCGGCGCGACGGGCAACCTCAAGCGCGTCATCTCGCGATCTGATGCGGGCGACACGAGCCCCTACGCCATCCTCGACACGCAAGAACTCAAGACGACGTGGCACCCGATCGGGCAGTGA
- the kdsA gene encoding 3-deoxy-8-phosphooctulonate synthase: MNSIQIQDVKIGPGEPLAVIAGPCQAESYDMCVEVGTAMRDRCAELGLGYIFKASFDKANRSSIHTERGPGIEAGLELIAKVGQTLGVPVTTDVHEPHQATAAGEVIDLLQIPAFLCRQTDLLVAAAKTGKAVNVKKGQFLSPAEMKNVVTKLTEAGCTNQMLTERGTFFGYHRLVNDFAGLYDMSQLGWPVCFDVTHSTQNPGGAGTSTGGRPECAPTLARCAVAASVQALFIETHPNPSEAMSDAATMLPVPQVVELLGELAKLHAVVSGS, encoded by the coding sequence ATGAACAGCATCCAGATTCAAGACGTGAAGATCGGGCCGGGCGAGCCGTTGGCGGTGATCGCCGGGCCTTGCCAGGCCGAGTCGTACGACATGTGTGTCGAGGTGGGCACGGCGATGCGGGACCGCTGCGCCGAGCTGGGGCTGGGATACATCTTCAAGGCGTCGTTCGACAAGGCCAACCGTAGCTCGATCCACACCGAGCGCGGCCCGGGCATCGAAGCGGGTTTGGAATTGATCGCCAAGGTCGGCCAGACGCTGGGTGTGCCGGTGACGACCGATGTGCACGAGCCGCACCAGGCCACGGCGGCGGGCGAGGTGATCGACCTGCTCCAGATCCCTGCCTTCCTCTGCCGGCAGACCGACCTGCTCGTCGCGGCGGCGAAGACCGGCAAGGCGGTGAACGTGAAGAAGGGCCAGTTCCTTTCGCCCGCCGAGATGAAGAACGTGGTGACCAAGCTCACCGAGGCGGGCTGCACGAACCAGATGCTGACCGAGCGTGGCACGTTCTTCGGCTATCACCGTTTGGTGAACGACTTCGCGGGGTTGTACGACATGTCGCAGCTGGGTTGGCCGGTGTGTTTCGATGTGACCCACAGCACGCAGAACCCCGGCGGGGCGGGCACGAGCACCGGCGGTCGGCCCGAGTGTGCGCCGACGCTTGCGCGGTGTGCGGTGGCGGCGAGCGTACAGGCGCTGTTCATCGAGACCCATCCCAATCCCAGCGAGGCGATGTCCGACGCGGCGACCATGCTGCCGGTGCCGCAAGTGGTGGAGCTGTTGGGCGAGTTGGCGAAGCTGCACGCGGTGGTTTCGGGTTCTTAA